The DNA region CTGAATCTGAACCTCGACACCTTCGAGTACGAGGACCAGGGCCGCGTCAAGGTCGCCGCCGTGGACGCCGTCAAGGGCCAGCCCCTCGCCACCCGCGTGAAAGCCCTGTACGCCGCCGAAGGCCAGGAAGGCGAATTCCTGCGCGGCGTCATGAACGACGGCTTCTGGTACGCCGCCAAGATGGCCGGCAACGTCAGCAACCGCCTCCAGGACATCGACAACGCCCTCAAATGGGGCTTCGGCTGGGAACAGGGTCCCTTCGAAACCATGGACACCCTGGGCGTCCAGACCGTCATCGCCAACCTGGAAGCCGAGGGCCGCACCCTGCCCCCCCTGCTGGCCGCCATGAAAGAGTCCGGCCGGGACGCCTTCTACGCGGGCGACGAGACCGTCACCCCCGAAGGCCAGCCCACCAAGTACGAGGCGCCGTACTTCATCCTCACCGACCTGAAAAAAGACGCCACCAGGGTCATCAAGAAACGCGCCGGAGCCAGCGTCATCGACCTCGGCGACGGCGTGCTGCTGGCCGAATGGCACGCCAAGATGAACGCCCTCGGTGAAGACCAGCTCCGCACCGTGCAGGACGCCCACAAACTCGTGCAGGACATGGGCTACCACGGCCTCGTCATCGGTAACCAGGGCGAGAACTTCAGCGCCGGCGCCAACCTCCCCCTGATCCTCTCGCAGGCCCAGGCGGACGAGTGGGACGAACTGGACGACATGATCAAACAGTTCCAGCAGGTCACCACCAGTCTGCGCTTCAGCCCCCACCCCACCGTCGCCGCGCCCTTCGGCCTGACGCTCGGCGGCGGCGCCGAATTCACGCTGCACGCCGACCACGTCGTCGCCTCAGCCGAACTGTACATGGGCCTCGTCGAAGTCGGCGTGGGCCTCATCCCCGGCGGCGGCGGCACCAAGGAAATGCTGCTGCGCTTCACCGACATGCAGCAACCCGGCCAGCAACTCGGCGCCACCCTGCTGCCCGCCGTGCAGCGCGCCTTCGAACTCATCGGCACCGCCAAGGTCAGCACCAGCGCCCTCGAAGCCCGCAAACTCGGATTCCTGCGCGACACCGACACCGTCGCCATGAACAAGAACCACATCCTGCAAGACGCCAAACGCCAGGTCCTCGCCCTCGCCCCCGGCTACGTGCAACCCACCCCCCGCCAGGACATCCCCGTCATGGGCGACGCCGCCATCGGCGCCATCAAGAGCGCCCTGTACGGCATGCACGAAGGCGGCTACATCACCGACTACGACCTCGTCGTCAGCGGCGAACTCGCCCGCGTCCTCGGCGGCGGCACCGGCAACAACCGCGCGGCCAAAGTATCCGAACAGCACCTCCTCGACCTCGAACGCGAAGCCTTCCTCACCCTCCTCGGCAAGAAAGGCACCCAGCAACGCATCGAGCACATGCTCAAAACCGGCAAACCGCTCAGGAACTGAGCGAAGGCGGATAGCAGATGGCAGAAGGCAGAAGGCAAAACTCAGCTCTCAGCGCGGCGGGATTCTTCCCGTTCGAGGACCTTGAGGTCTACCACCTCTCGGTGGAGTTCGCTGCGGGAATCTACGCCCTGACCCGCCATCTGCCTGCCGAGGAACGGTTCGGGCTGACCAACCAGATCCGGCGTGCGGCCACGTCCATCACGCTCAACATCGCTGAAGGACGCGGCCGGGGAACGGACCGGGATTTCGCCCGGTTCCTGACCCAGGCACGCGGCTCGCTCTACGAGGTCATCAGCGGTCTCCACCTGTCCACCCGACTGGAATTCATCGCCGCGACGGACACCACCCAGCTCAACGAGCAGGGACGCGTGCTTGCCGCCAAACTCACGGCCCTGATCAATAAGCTGGGAGCCACATGAGCCATCTGCCATCTGCCATCCGCCATTCGCGCCGCACACTCCGCCCACGGCATCTCGGCTGGGCCGCCCTGGCTTACGCCGGGGTGGTGCTGGCGGGTGCGTTCCTGGGTGCGGAGATCACGTTGCGTAGTAAGACGCGCCGCGTGAAGGGCGTGTTCGTGCCGGTGGGGCGGCGGGGGAACAGTGTGTTCCTGCCGGCCAGTGCCGAGACGCTCTCGCGCGGGCCGATCGGGATCGTGCCACTCCTGCCGAACAAGGGGCACGCGGTGCTGGGCGAGCGGAAGGTCGTGGGGACGCTGGTGCGCCGCGAGGTGCAACAGGAACGGGGCGTGCTGCCGAACGGCGCGCTCGCGTGGGCCAGTACGTTCGTGTACAACGGCACGCCCGCGCAACTGGGCGTCGAGTTCGAGCACACGGCCGTTCACACGCCACTGGGCGACATGCCCGCGTGGCACATTCCGCCCAGTGGTGACGTGCCGGGCCGCGCGGACACGCTGGTGATCGTCGTTCACGGACACGGTGGTCAGCGCGCCCAGGCGTTGCGGATGCTCCCGGCCTTGCAGCGCACCGGGACGGGCAGCCTGTTCGTCACGTTCCGTAACGCGCATGGCGCTCCGGCCTCCCCGCAGGGCTACCTGACGCTGGGCGACCAGGAAGCCGAGGACGTACTGGCCGCGCTGCACTGGGCCAGAGACGCCGGGTACAAGCGCGCCGTGCTGTACGGATTCTCGATGGGCGGCAACATCGCCCTGAGCGTCCTGCGCCGCAGGCACCGTCCGTACCCGCTGCCGATCCTGGGCGTCATGCTGGACTGCCCCGCGCTGGACTGGCGGGACACCATCCGCTCGCAGGGTGTCCGCGTGGGCATCCCGGCGTTCATGGCGCGGCACGTGGCACGCTTCGTCGAACGGATCGTCACGCACCGCAGCGGTCAGGACTTCGACACCGTCGATCAGATCGCCGCCGCGCCCACCTTCGACGTGCCCATGATCCTGTGGCACGGCACCCGCGACCGCACCATTCCCGTCGGGCAGGCCGACCGTCTGGCCGCCGCCCGCCCCGACCTGATCGAATACCACCGCGTGGAAGGCGGCAAGCACATCCGCGTGTGGAACATCGACCCCGAGCAGTACGACGCTCAACTGGAAACCTTCATCGCCCGCGTGGTACCGGAGGCCCAGGGGTGAGCGGGGTCGACTTCAAGTTCTGCCTGTCCATGATGGGACCCATTCATATTCAACCGTCCGAGAGAGACGGTCCAAGGAGAGAACCCTAATGCGTGACGCTGTTATTGTTTCTGCTGTTCGGACGCCCGTTGGGCGTGGTATCAAAGGCACCCTGGCGAACACCCGCCCCGACGATCTGGCGGCGCTGGTGCTGAACGAGGCCGTGAAGCGCGCCGGGATCGACGCGGCGCTGGTCGAGGACGTGTACTTCGGGTGCGCGATCCCCGAGGCCGAGCAGGGCCTGAACATCGCGCGTCTGGCGGCGCTGCGGGCGGGTCTGCCGGACAGCGTGGGTGGTGTGACCATCAACCGCTTCTGCTCCAGCGGCCTTCAGACGATTGCGATGGCGGCGGCTGCCATTCAGACCGGTCAGGCGGACGTGATGCTGGCGGGCGGCGTGGAGAGCATGAGTATGCTGCCCATGAGCGGTCACAACCCCAGCCCGAACCTGGACCTCGTGGACGCCCGGCCCGGCGCGTACATCGGGATGGGCATGACGGCCGAGAACGTCGCCGCGAAGTACGGCATCAGCCGTGAGGATCAGGATGCGTTCGCATTCCGCAGTCACCAGCGGGCGGCGGCGGCGCAGGATGCCGGGAAGTTCGACGCCGAGATCGTGCCCGTGCCGGTGCGCGTGGATAAGGTCAAGGGCACGAAGGTGAAGTCCGAGACCATCAACTTCGATAAGGACGAACTGATCCGCCGGGACGCGAACCTCGCGGACATGGCCAAGGTCCGCCCGGCGTTCAAGGCGACCGGTTCGGTCAGTGCGGCGAACAGCAGTCCCTTCAGTGACGGCGCGGCCGCTGTGCTGATCATGAGTGCCGAGAAGGCGCAGGAGCTGGGCCTGAAACCCCTGGCGAAGTTCGTGGGCTTCGCGGTGGCGGGCGTGGACCCGGAACTGATGGGGATCGGCCCCGTGAAGGCCATTCCCAAGGTGCTGGCGCAGACGGGCCTGACCCTGGCCGACATCGACCTGATCGAACTGAACGAGGCGTTCGCGGCGCAATCCCTGGCCGTCGCGCGTGAACTGGGCCTGAATCAGGAGATCATGAACGTGAACGGCGGCGCCATCGCGCTGGGCCACCCGCTGGGCTGCAGCGGCGCGAAACTCGCCACGACCGCCATCTACGAACTGGGTCGCCGGGGCGGCGGGAAGGCCCTGATCACCATGTGCATCGGCGGCGGCATGGGCGCGGCCGGCGTGCTGGAAGTGTACGGGCAGGAGCAGGCCGCCGACTGATCGGCCTACCAGAGCGGGTGGGGGGAGGAGCCTGTGTGGCCTGCCCCCCCCCGCTCTGTTGCGTGTTGTCTTGCCCGGATCTTTAGGTTTGCCACATGAGGGCAGCCGGGCACGCTATCCTGAGCGTCAATGAAGTCGCGTCCGTGCGGCTGGGAACGGCCCCCATAGGCCGCCCTGGTGGAGACAGTTCAATTCGAACTGTCTTCGTTTTTATTGGTTTCCTGACCGTCCGGTTCTTGATTGCGCCCTCGCCTGACGCCCGGTGTTCAGGATGCCGGAGTGACCGGCATACCCGAATGAAGTCGTTCGAATGAAGTTGTTTTCGTGGAGGTAATCGATGATGAATGTGACCCGTATTCTTCCGCTGCTGGCCCTGGCGTCCGGGAGTGCCCTGGCGGCCAGCTCGTCCGGTACGGCCAATCTTCTGTTCAGTCTGTTCTGGGTGGTGCTGGCCGCGTCCGTGTTCGGGGTGATCGCCTCGAAACTGGGTGTTCCGGCCGTGGTGGGGCAGGTGCTGGCCGGTATCCTGATCGGCCCGAGTCTGCTGAACCTGGCCCGCCCGGACGAGTTCCTGCTGAGCCTCGCGGAGCTGGGCGCGGTGTTCCTGCTGTTCATGGTGGGTCTCGAAACCCGGTTCCGGGACCTGCTGGCTGTGGGGAAGGAGGCGCTGCTGGTGGCGGTGCTGGGCATCGTGATTCCGCTGGCGCTGGGCTTCGGCTTCGGGCTGTTCCAGGGGCAGGGGAATGTCAGTGCGCTGTTCGTGGGCACGGCGCTGGTCGCCACGTCCGTGGGCATCACCGCCAAGGTGCTTCAGGAGATGGGCGTGCTGGACGCCCGGTTCGCGCAGGTGATCCTGGGCGCGGCCGTCATCGACGACATCCTGGGCCTGACGCTGCTGGCCGTCGTGAGCGGCCTGGGTGCGGGTGAGAGCATGGGCGCGGCGCAGGTCGCGTTGATCCTGGGCCTCAGCGTGGGCTTCGTGGCGCTGGTCCTGGCGGTCGGCATTCCCCTGATCCGCCGCTTCCAGCCCCGGTTGCAGAACCTCAGTCTGGCGCGCATGTTCAACGTGGCCATCGTGGTCGGTCTGGGCGTCGCGGCCATGAGTACCGTCGCGGGCCTCGCGCCGATCATCGGGGCGTTCCTGGCGGGCATGGTGCTGGCCGAGGTGAAGGACGAAGTGGAATTCGAGTCGAAAGTCCACGCGCTGGAGGCGTTCCTGGCCCCGATCTTCTTCGTGGTCGTCGGGTTGCAACTGGACCTGAGCGTGCTGGGCACGCCCACCGTGATCATCGCGGGCCTGATCCTGACCGTGCTGGCCGTGATCGGCAAGGTCGTGGGTGGCCTGCTGGGCGCGCGCAGCATGGGCGGGCAGCAGGCGCTGCTGGTCGGTGTGGGTATGGTCCCGCGCGGCGAGGTCGGCCTGATCGTCGCCAGCCTGGGCCTGGGTGCCGGGATCATCAATGGGAACGTGTACGCCGAGGTGCTGCTGATGGTGCTGCTCACGACCGTCCTGGCCCCGCTGGCCCTGCGTGTTCTGGCCCGCCGGGCGGGACCGGACGCCATCGCCGCGAAAGCCTGAGCCACACGTCCGGCGCTGTTGACGGGGCATCATACGGACTCCGATTGAATGGCTTATAAAGCCGCTGGGTCCGAGCGGATGCGAGTAGGAGAGAAACGGATTCCGGACGTGGAGTTGGCAGATCGGTGGTGTCCCGATCTGTCAACGAAATAAACGGAATCCGTATCACCCCATCAACAGCGCCATTCACGGCCCTGATCGGAGTCCGTATCAGGTGTGGTCAGTTGGGGCGGCGGACCTCGACGGTCAGGACCGGCAGGCCGCCTGACAGGTACTCGGCGTACTCGGTGGGTTCACTGAACCGCATGGTGCGTCCGCGCATCTCGGCGGTGTGGCCGTGGGCGAACACCTGCCTGTAGTGGTACTGGTAGTTCAGGAGCGCGTCGAACAGCTCGGCGGCTTCCTCGCCACTGTCGACCGGTGCGAGCCACGCGAGGTTCGGTTTCCCGAAGCGTTCGAATCCGCGCGTGGTGTAGTACACCTGCCCGTCGTCCGGACGGTGGAATTTCAGCAGGCCAGTCCAGAAGAGCGTGGGCATCAGGGCCAGTTCGCCGCCCTCATGCCTGGGCAGGGCGAGATCCAGCGCGTCCGCGACCACGCAGTTGAAGGCAGTCTCGTCGGTCACGCCCAGCGGCTGCAGGGCGGTCGCCACGGCGTACAGCAGCGTCAGGGTCTGGTCGGGGGGAAGGTGCGTCCAGCAGCTCAGGTGAACGTGGGCGCGGTGGGCGCGCAGGCGGTCCTTCTGCTCATCATTCCAGTTGCTGAAGTGAATGCTCGTGTGCTGTTGCTCGGGCGTCAGGGGCGTCCGCTCGCCGTTCAGGACCACCATGTACGGCCCGGCCGTCAGGGTTGCACTCCAGCCCAGCGGCAGTTCGGTCCACGCGTCCAGCGTGGTGGGCGCCACGTCCGGCAGGGCCGTTTTTGCCAGCAGGTCGTCCAGGCGCGGCAGCATGTCGTCCAGGTTCTGGGGCAGCGTGTCGAACAGTGCGTTCACGAAGAACGCCGGGTTGGGCAGGCCCTGAAACGGGTCGGCCGGATCGTGCTCGACTCCCGTGTCGACGTGTTCACTGCGGCCCAGGAGGCGATTCAGGAAGGATTTCACGCGGCTCATGCTGCCGACGGTACCACCTGCCCGGGCGCGGCGTGACCGCATCTGACCGGCGGGTCGGTCGCGGCCCGTGCGGTACGCTGGGGGGATGCAGGACGCCGCTCCCACTCCCCGTTCCCGCCTGAGACTGCGGGTCTCTCCGGCCGCCGAGACGCACATCCGCGCCGGGCACCCCTGGGTGTACGAATCGAGCCTGCGCGACCAGAACCGTGAGGGTGACGCCGGTGAACTGGCCGTGATCTACGACCGCCGCGACCGGTTCCTGGCGATCGGACTGTTCGACCCGGACAGCCCGCTGCGCGTGCGGGTGCTGCACCAGGGTGCGCCCGCCACGCTGGACGACGCGTGGTGGGCGGCCCGCCTGGACGCCGCCCTGCTGCGCCGCGCGCCGCTGTTCGGCCCGGACACCGACGGGTACCGCGCCGTGAACGGCGAATCCGACGGCTGGCCCGGACTGGTCGTGGACCGCTACGCGGACACGCTGGTCGTGAAGCTGTACACCGCCGCGTGGTTCCCGCACCTGGAACGCGTGCTGGACCTCCTCGAAGCCCGCTTTCCCGGCAGTGGGGTCGTGCTGCGCCTGAGCCGCAACATTCAGGTACGCGCCGCCGCCGCCGGCCTGCACGACGGTCAGGTGCTGGCGGGCGCCGTCCCGGACGGCCCGGTCGTGTTCCACGAGACCGGACTGGCGTTCGAGGCGGACGTGCTGCGCGGCCAGAAGACCGGCTTCTTCCTGGATCAGCGGGAGAACCGCCGCCGGGTGGAACGGTACGCGCGTGACCGCCGCGTCCTGAACGCCTTCTCGTTCAGCGGAGGCTTCAGCCTGTACGCCGCGCGGGGCGGCGCGGCCCACGTGATCAGCCTGGACCTCAGCGCGCACGCCCTGCGCAGCGCCGAGCGCAACTACGCCCTGAACCCGAAACTCGCTGCGCCGCACGAGACGGTGCAGGCCGACGTGTTCGAATGGCTGACCGAAACGCGGGCCGAGTTCGACATGGTGATCCTCGACCCACCCTCACTGGCGCGGCGTGAGGCGGAACGCACGGGCGCGATCCGCGCGTACGGCAAACTGGCCGCCGACGGCATCCGCCGCCTCGCGCGGGGCGGGATTCTGGTCAGCGCGTCGTGCTCCGCGCACGTCAGCGCCGACGAGTTCTGGGCGGCCGTGCGCGAGGCCGCAGGTCGCAGCGGCCGCACCTGGAAGGAACTGCACACCAGTCAGCACGCCCCGGACCACCACGCGACCTTCGCGGAGGCGCAGTACCTCAAGGCGATCTTCATTCAGCTCGACTGATCAATGGTGCGGATAGGTTCATCACTTCAGGGCAGACCAGCGATGAACACGCAGTGGTTACTCCTCCCCTTGAGGGGGGAGGCTGGGAGGGGGTGAGCAGGAGAGAAGCGGGTTCCGGACGTGGAGCTGGCAGGGGCGGTGAAGTCCCGGGTTGTCAGCGAAACAGACGGAACCCGTGTTACAGCAGTTTCTGCACGGCGCCGAAGGCCCAGGTGCCGACCAGGGCGGCGGCCAGCACGATCAGCATGGGGAGCAGGCTGCTGCCCAGCAGCGCGAAGATCGGTCCGGGGCACACGCCGGCCAGTCCCCAGCCCAGTCCGAAGATCAGGCCGCCCAGCACGTACCGGCTGGTGGGTCCGGTCTTGGCGGGGACGTGGATGGTCTCGCCGTTCAGGGCGCGCGGTCCGGCGCGGCGTAGCAGGGTGGTGGTGATCAGTCCGGTCAGGACGGCGCTGCCCATCAGGCCGTACATGTGAATGGACTGAAAGCGGAACATCTCCTGAATGCGGTACCAGCTGGCGGCCTCGGATTTGATCAGCAGCACGCCGAACAGCAGCCCGGTGATCAGGAACGGCCACTGCCGCAGCAGCAGGTGCGCGGTGGAGGTGGTCGGCGGGCGGCCGGTGGCGGTCGGGGTGGGCGTGGTGCTGATCATGGGTTCACCTCAGGAACAGGGGCAGCAGCAGGTTGGCGCTGAGAATGCCGCCCGCGAAGAACGAGACGGTGGCGATCAGGCTGGGCAGTTGCAGGGTGCTCAGGCCCGTGATGGCGTGCCCGCTGGTGCAGCCTCCGGCGTAGCGGGTGCCAAAACCCACCAGCAGGCCCGACAGGATCAGCAGGCCCCACGTGGCGGGGCGGGTCAGGTCGGTCAGTTCGGCCGGGAGCAGGCCGGGCTGCACCTGCACGCCCAGCGCGCCGAGGCTCTGCACGGCTGCGCCGGTCAGCTGCGCGGGCTGCGGGTCGCGCATGAGCGTGGCGGCCACCACGCCGCCCAGGATCAGTCCGGCGGCGAACATCAGGTTCCAGCTCTGGGCGCGCCAGTCGTAGCGGAAGAGGCTGGGTTTGGCCGCGTTGGGCAGCAGGATGGCGCAGGCGTGGCGCAGGTTCGAGGAGATCCCGAAGGCGCGGTTGCCGAGCAGCAGCAGCAGCGGCACGGTCAGGCCGATCAGGGGGCCGCTCACGTACCACGGCCAGGGTTCCTGAAGCAGGCGCAGCAGCTCAGGCACGCGCGGCTTCCTGCGCGGCGTGCGCGGTCATGCACTGCGCGAAGGCGTCTTTCAGGGCGGTTCCGGCCTGTTCGTGAATGGTCAGTTTGATCTTCACGACCATCTTGGGGACCAGTGCGCCCAGTTCGGTCAGGTCGCGGCAGGCCGAGAGTTTCGCGGCGTGCGGCGCGGCCCGGCCGCCCAGGTGTTCGGTCAGGACGCCCTGAAGGTACGTGATGATGTCCGGCAGGGTGTGCGGAAGCGCGGGTTCCGGAGCAGTCGTCGCCGGGGCCGTCGCTGGGGCCATTGCTGGGGTGGGCAACGCGTCGTCGGGCAGGGCGTTCAGGGCGGCCTGCGCTTCCTGCATCAGCTGTTCCTGCAGCTGCGCGGGCAGCGGGGCGGCAGGCGCAGCGGGCGCGGCGGCGGGGGCCAGCAGGTTCAGCTGCTGAAGGTCTTTCAGGGCGCTCTGCAGTTCGTTCAGGGGCAGGCGGGTCAGCGCGGCGACCTCTTCCAGGGCGCGGCGGCCGTTGCACATCATGTAGACCCGCAGCTGTTCCCGCGTCAACTGAAGGCCGTCCGGGCGGGGAAGTCGCTCGTAGATCATCATCAGTCCAGGGTTCCCAGCACGTCACGCACGAGGTTCAGGACCAGGATCACGAACACGGCGCCCAGCAGCAGGATCACCGACAGGATCAGCATCGAACTGTCGGCGGGGCGGCCGAAGGTCATGGCGCCCACCACCAGGTAACTCAGCGCGAACGCGGCGATCATGGCGAGCAGCTGCGTGAGGCGCGTGCCGATCAGCCCGCCGGACGCCCTTGATTTCAGCTGGTACCCGAAAAAGGTGCTGTAGGCCATGATGAGGAAACCGGCGGCGATGAGTGCGATGGTCATGAGAGGTACTCCTTGAACGGACGAGAGAGGGCAGAAAAAAGGCAGTGAAAGACCGTGGCCGCCCGGCAGGGAGGCTGGTAGGACAGGCACCTGAAGTGGTGCCTACCTGAGTGCTTCGATCTCAAAGTATGAAAAATCTCTCTTACGAAGTTATGACACGGCACCCCCTCCAGGGACGCACCCAGCGGGGGTTTCCGGGATTCTGGAGGGGGGTGTGCCTCCCCCCCGGCGCCCCGCCGGGACGTGCCACCACCCAGCCGGATTACGTTCCTGGCGTACCATGCGGGCGTGCCTGACCTGCCCCCACGCAAGATCATTCACGTGGACATGGACGCCTTCTACGCCTCGGTCGAGCAGCGCGACGACCCGGCCCTGCGCGGCGCGCCACTGGCCGTCGCGTGGGGCGGGCGGCGCTCGGTGGTCCTGACCGCCAGTTACGAGGCCCGCCCGTTCGGCGTGCGCAGCGCCATGCCGCTGTACCGCGCGCTGGAACGCTGCCCGGACCTCGTGGTCGTCCCGCCCCGCTTCGAGGCGTACCGGGAGGTCAGCCGCCAGATCCGCGCGGTCTTCCAGACCTTCACGCCGCTCGTCGAGCCGCTCTCACTGGACGAGGCGTACCTGGACGTCACCGCGCCCATCCGGGGCGGCCCCAGCGCCACCCGCATCGCGCAGGCCATCCGCGCCGACATCCGCGCGCAGACCGGCCTGAGCGCCACCGCCGGGGTCAGCGTGAACAAGTTCCTGGCGAAACTCGCCAGCGGCATGAACAAACCCGACGGCCTGACCGTCATCCTGCCGGATCAGGTGCGCGCCCTGCTGGACGCCCTGCCCGTCGGTGACTTTCACGGGGTCGGCCCGGCCACCGCCGCGAAACTCGCGGGCATGGGCATTCACACGGGCGCGGACCTGCGCGCCGCGCCGGAAGCCGCGCTACGCGACCGTTTCGGCGTGCACGGCGCGCACTTCTCGCGGATCGCGCGCGGCCTGGACGACCGGCCGGTGCAGCCCGACCGCCCGCACAAGAGCATCGGCGCCGAGGAAACGTACGCCGACGACCTGCGCGGCGTGCCCGCCGTTCTGGAGCGCCTGCCCATCCTGGCCGCGCAGGTGCAGCGCCGCCTGGAGCACGCCGGGCTGACTGCCCGGACGGTCGTCCTGAAACTCAAGTTCAGTGACCGCAGCGTCATCACGCGCCGCGTCACGCTGCCGCACCCGGTCAGCGCCGCCCCGGACCTGACCCGCGCCGCCGCCCGCCTCCTGACCCCGGAACTGCTGCTGGGCCGTAGCGTCCGGCTGGCCGGAATCACGGCCGCCAGCCTCGTGCCCGCCGGGCAGCAGCCCACGCAACCGCTGCTGCTGGGCGGCTAAGTACACTGCGTTTACCTTGTAGATAAACCGCGCGGAGCAGGGCAGGGGGTAGAGTCGGGCGGTGAACGCACCGATCCGCGCCGTGATTCTGGACCTGGACGACACCCTCTTCGACGACACGGCCTGCACGCACGCGGGCCTGCGCGCCGTGGCGCGGGCGCATGGCCTGAGCGTGGACCCGGCCGATCTGTTCGCGCGGCACGCGGCGCACATCCGCGCCATCGACCCGCTGCTGTTCAGCGGTCAGCTGGACGCGCACGGCGCGCGCGTGCGGCGCTTCACGGGCCTGCTGACCGAACTGGGCGCCCCCGACCCGGACGGCGAGGCCGCCACCCTCACGTACCGCGCCGCGTACCGCCAGCACTGGCAACTGCTGCCCGGCGCGCCGGAAGTCCTGCGTGACCTGCGGGCCGCCGGGCTGCGGCTGGCCGTCCTGACCAACTACGTGCGCGAGGTGCAGGGGCAGAAACTCGCGCACTTTGGGCTGGACGCCATGGTGGACGCCGTGCTGTGCGTGGAGGACGTACCCGCCGCCAAACCCGACCCCCGCGCGTACCACGCCGCCTGCGCCGCGCTGGACGTCACGCCCGCGCAGGCCGTGATGATCGGGGATTCCTGGGAGAAGGACGTGCAGGGCGCCCGGAACGCCGGACTGCGCGCCGTGTGGGTCAGCCGGACCGGGCTGCCTGCCCAGGAACCCGGTGTGCCGGTCGTGTCGCGGCTGGCGGACCTGCCCGTCACGCTGGGCCTCGTGCCCGCCTGACGCGGGCAGGGGGCGGAACACGGCGCCCGCGTTCCGCCCCCCGCCCTGCCCGTCTTCAGCTCTGAACGGTCGCGCGCGCCTCGGCGCCCTCACCGGCCAGGTGCAGCCAGGTGCCCAGCACGCTGTCGGGGTTCAGGCTGACCGAGTCGATGCCCTGCTCCATCAGCCAGCGGGCGAGATCCGGGTGGTCGCTGGGGCC from Deinococcus seoulensis includes:
- a CDS encoding 3-hydroxyacyl-CoA dehydrogenase/enoyl-CoA hydratase family protein, which translates into the protein MKIQKAAVIGAGVMGAAIAAQLANAGIPVMLLDIVLPDNPDRNFLAKSGVQRALKARPAAFMDPARAALIQVGNLEDNLKDLKNADWILEAIIEKLDAKRSLWERVEKVAKKTAIISSNSSGIPMHLQIEGRSEDFQRRFVGAHFFNPPRYLHLLEVIPTPKTDPKVTETFSEFAQTTLGKGVVVANDVPGFVANRIGVYGIVRAMDHMQRAGLTPAQVDQLTGPALGRASSATFRTADLSGLDIIYHVASDLGNATPDDEDFTLTPAFRTLVEEKKMLGDKTGSGFYKKTKGADGKTKILNLNLDTFEYEDQGRVKVAAVDAVKGQPLATRVKALYAAEGQEGEFLRGVMNDGFWYAAKMAGNVSNRLQDIDNALKWGFGWEQGPFETMDTLGVQTVIANLEAEGRTLPPLLAAMKESGRDAFYAGDETVTPEGQPTKYEAPYFILTDLKKDATRVIKKRAGASVIDLGDGVLLAEWHAKMNALGEDQLRTVQDAHKLVQDMGYHGLVIGNQGENFSAGANLPLILSQAQADEWDELDDMIKQFQQVTTSLRFSPHPTVAAPFGLTLGGGAEFTLHADHVVASAELYMGLVEVGVGLIPGGGGTKEMLLRFTDMQQPGQQLGATLLPAVQRAFELIGTAKVSTSALEARKLGFLRDTDTVAMNKNHILQDAKRQVLALAPGYVQPTPRQDIPVMGDAAIGAIKSALYGMHEGGYITDYDLVVSGELARVLGGGTGNNRAAKVSEQHLLDLEREAFLTLLGKKGTQQRIEHMLKTGKPLRN
- a CDS encoding four helix bundle protein, translated to MAEGRRQNSALSAAGFFPFEDLEVYHLSVEFAAGIYALTRHLPAEERFGLTNQIRRAATSITLNIAEGRGRGTDRDFARFLTQARGSLYEVISGLHLSTRLEFIAATDTTQLNEQGRVLAAKLTALINKLGAT
- a CDS encoding alpha/beta hydrolase family protein, whose protein sequence is MSHLPSAIRHSRRTLRPRHLGWAALAYAGVVLAGAFLGAEITLRSKTRRVKGVFVPVGRRGNSVFLPASAETLSRGPIGIVPLLPNKGHAVLGERKVVGTLVRREVQQERGVLPNGALAWASTFVYNGTPAQLGVEFEHTAVHTPLGDMPAWHIPPSGDVPGRADTLVIVVHGHGGQRAQALRMLPALQRTGTGSLFVTFRNAHGAPASPQGYLTLGDQEAEDVLAALHWARDAGYKRAVLYGFSMGGNIALSVLRRRHRPYPLPILGVMLDCPALDWRDTIRSQGVRVGIPAFMARHVARFVERIVTHRSGQDFDTVDQIAAAPTFDVPMILWHGTRDRTIPVGQADRLAAARPDLIEYHRVEGGKHIRVWNIDPEQYDAQLETFIARVVPEAQG
- a CDS encoding thiolase family protein — translated: MRDAVIVSAVRTPVGRGIKGTLANTRPDDLAALVLNEAVKRAGIDAALVEDVYFGCAIPEAEQGLNIARLAALRAGLPDSVGGVTINRFCSSGLQTIAMAAAAIQTGQADVMLAGGVESMSMLPMSGHNPSPNLDLVDARPGAYIGMGMTAENVAAKYGISREDQDAFAFRSHQRAAAAQDAGKFDAEIVPVPVRVDKVKGTKVKSETINFDKDELIRRDANLADMAKVRPAFKATGSVSAANSSPFSDGAAAVLIMSAEKAQELGLKPLAKFVGFAVAGVDPELMGIGPVKAIPKVLAQTGLTLADIDLIELNEAFAAQSLAVARELGLNQEIMNVNGGAIALGHPLGCSGAKLATTAIYELGRRGGGKALITMCIGGGMGAAGVLEVYGQEQAAD
- a CDS encoding cation:proton antiporter yields the protein MTRILPLLALASGSALAASSSGTANLLFSLFWVVLAASVFGVIASKLGVPAVVGQVLAGILIGPSLLNLARPDEFLLSLAELGAVFLLFMVGLETRFRDLLAVGKEALLVAVLGIVIPLALGFGFGLFQGQGNVSALFVGTALVATSVGITAKVLQEMGVLDARFAQVILGAAVIDDILGLTLLAVVSGLGAGESMGAAQVALILGLSVGFVALVLAVGIPLIRRFQPRLQNLSLARMFNVAIVVGLGVAAMSTVAGLAPIIGAFLAGMVLAEVKDEVEFESKVHALEAFLAPIFFVVVGLQLDLSVLGTPTVIIAGLILTVLAVIGKVVGGLLGARSMGGQQALLVGVGMVPRGEVGLIVASLGLGAGIINGNVYAEVLLMVLLTTVLAPLALRVLARRAGPDAIAAKA
- a CDS encoding 23S rRNA (cytosine(2499)-C(5))-methyltransferase, translating into MQDAAPTPRSRLRLRVSPAAETHIRAGHPWVYESSLRDQNREGDAGELAVIYDRRDRFLAIGLFDPDSPLRVRVLHQGAPATLDDAWWAARLDAALLRRAPLFGPDTDGYRAVNGESDGWPGLVVDRYADTLVVKLYTAAWFPHLERVLDLLEARFPGSGVVLRLSRNIQVRAAAAGLHDGQVLAGAVPDGPVVFHETGLAFEADVLRGQKTGFFLDQRENRRRVERYARDRRVLNAFSFSGGFSLYAARGGAAHVISLDLSAHALRSAERNYALNPKLAAPHETVQADVFEWLTETRAEFDMVILDPPSLARREAERTGAIRAYGKLAADGIRRLARGGILVSASCSAHVSADEFWAAVREAAGRSGRTWKELHTSQHAPDHHATFAEAQYLKAIFIQLD
- a CDS encoding DUF6691 family protein, with product MISTTPTPTATGRPPTTSTAHLLLRQWPFLITGLLFGVLLIKSEAASWYRIQEMFRFQSIHMYGLMGSAVLTGLITTTLLRRAGPRALNGETIHVPAKTGPTSRYVLGGLIFGLGWGLAGVCPGPIFALLGSSLLPMLIVLAAALVGTWAFGAVQKLL
- a CDS encoding YeeE/YedE family protein, yielding MPELLRLLQEPWPWYVSGPLIGLTVPLLLLLGNRAFGISSNLRHACAILLPNAAKPSLFRYDWRAQSWNLMFAAGLILGGVVAATLMRDPQPAQLTGAAVQSLGALGVQVQPGLLPAELTDLTRPATWGLLILSGLLVGFGTRYAGGCTSGHAITGLSTLQLPSLIATVSFFAGGILSANLLLPLFLR